In Oncorhynchus gorbuscha isolate QuinsamMale2020 ecotype Even-year linkage group LG02, OgorEven_v1.0, whole genome shotgun sequence, a single genomic region encodes these proteins:
- the LOC123993057 gene encoding asc-type amino acid transporter 1-like — translation MDGEKRKRSICSRQEPAAALKILKDGNNKRDEIPDRVTLKKEIGLLSACTIIIGNIIGSGIFISPKGVLEHSGSVGLALIVWVLGGCIAALGSLCYAELGVTIPKSGGDYSYVTEIFGGLVGFLLLWSAVLIMYPTTLAVIALTFSNYVLQPVFPDCVPPYMATRLLSTVCLLFLTWVNCSSVRLATRIQDVFTVGKLAALGLIIVVGLVQICKGNYEGLTPHVAFEFSRTPSVGQVALAFLQASFAFSGWNFLNYVTEEVVEPRRNLPRAIYISIPLVTFVYTLTNIAYFSAMSPEELLSSNAVAVTFGEKLLGMFSVIMPISVALSTFGGINGYLFTSSRLCFSGAREGHLPSLLAMIHFKNCTPIPALLCCCAATIVILCIGETHNLINYVSFINYLSYGVTIAGLLYYRWKKPKLYRPIKVNLLVPVTYLMFWAMLLCFSLYSEPVVCGVGLVIMLTGVPVYFLGVHWKSKPKCIYDFIESATYVAQRLCFVVFPQFDPIEISPIEEWPDKSSNILSGKS, via the exons GGAACATAATTGGTTCTGGAATCTTCATCTCTCCTAAGGGGGTTCTAGAGCACTCGGGTTCAGTGGGTCTAGCACTGATTGTGTGGGTACTAGGGGGCTGCATAGCTGCACTGGGTTCCCTCTGCTATGCTGAGCTGGGGGTCACCATCCCCAAGTCAGGGGGGGACTACTCCTACGTCACAGAAATTTTCGGAGGCCTTGTTGG GTTTCTCCTCCTGTGGAGTGCGGTGCTCATCATGTACCCCACAACCCTGGCTGTCATCGCCCTCACCTTCTCTAACTATGTCCTTCAGCCTGTATTCCCCGACTGTGTCCCTCCCTACATGGCCACACGCCTGCTGTCAACAGTTTGTCTCT TGTTCCTGACCTGGGTGAACTGCTCTAGTGTGCGTCTGGCCACCAGGATCCAGGATGTGTTCACGGTGGGGAAGCTGGCGGCCCTGGGTCTCATCATAGTGGTCGGCTTGGTGCAGATCTGCAAGG GCAACTACGAGGGACTGACGCCTCATGTGGCTTTTGAGTTCAGCAGGACTCCCTCAGTTGGGCAGGTCGCTCTGGCTTTCCTCCAGGCCTCTTTCGCCTTCAGTGGATGGAACTTCCTGAACTATGTCACAGAGGAAGTGGTTGAACCGCGACG GAATCTACCTCGTGCCATTTACATCTCAATCCCATTGGTGACCTTTGTGTACACGCTCACCAACATCGCCTACTTTTCCGCCATGTCACCCGAGGAGCTGCTCTCATCCAACGCTGTGGCCGTC ACGTTTGGAGAGAAGCTCCTGGGGATGTTCTCTGTCATTATGCCCATCTCGGTAGCCTTGTCCACGTTCGGAGGCATCAATGGCTACCTCTTCACCTCCTCaag ATTGTGTTTCTCTGGGGCCAGAGAGGGACATCTACCCAGCTTGCTGGCCATGATCCACTTTAAGAACTGCACCCCCATCCCAGCTCTCCTCTGCTGT TGTGCTGCCACCATTGTAATCCTGTGTATAGGAGAGACACACAACCTGATCAACTATGTGTCCTTCATCAACTACCTCTCCTATGGAGTCACCATCGCAGGCCTGCTCTACTACCGATGGAAGAAGCCCAAACTTTACAGACCAATTAAG GTAAACCTCCTTGTCCCTGTCACCTACCTGATGTTCTGGGCCATGTTGCTGTGCTTCAGTTTGTACTCTGAGCCAGTGGTGTGTGGTGTTGGGCTGGTCATCATGCTCACTGGTGTACCAGTCTATTTCCTGGGGGTGCACTGGAAATCCAAGCCAAAATGTATCTATGACTTCATTG AGTCAGCAACCTACGTGGCACAGAGGCTGTGTTTCGTGGTCTTCCCCCAGTTTGACCCCATCGAGATCAGTCCAATCGAAGAATGGCCTGACAAATCTTCCAACATTCTCTCTGGGAAGTCTTAA